The Armatimonadota bacterium genomic sequence GGCCCGACCAGGAAGGCCGCTGCGCGTCCAGACGCCCTTCGCACGACGCCCACAACGCCTCGAACAGGTCGGTTTCGAGCAGGGGTAGCAGCGCCTGCGCTTCCGGATCGCCCCACCGCGCGTTGAACTCCAACACCTTGGGGCCGTCGGCGGTCAACATCAACCCGGCATACAGCACGCCGCGGAACGGGCAGCCCTCGGCCACCAGCGCCCCCGCAGCCGGCTCCAGCACTTCCCGGACGATGCGCCGGTGGAGGTCCGGACTCACATCCGGCACCGGCGTCATCGCGCCCATGCCGCCGGTGTTGGGCCCACAGTCGCCGTCCAACAGCCTCTTGTGGTCGCGCGCCGGCGGCATCGGCAGGACGCACTCGCCGTCCACGAACGCCAGCGCCGACAGCTCTTGGCCTTCGAGGAACTCCTCGATCACCACGCGGCGCCCCGCGTCACCGAAACGCCGCTCGACCATGATGGCCCGCACCGCTGCACCGGCCTCCTCGGCCGTGGCGCAGACCACCGCGCCCTTTCCCGCAGCCAGGCCGTCAGCCTTCACGACACATGGAGCGTTGCGCCGGCGGATCCACGCGAGCGCTTCCTCCGGGCGGTCGAACGACCGGAACTCGGCTTGCGGGATACGGTGGCGCGCGAGGAGTTGCTTGGCGAAAACCTTGGATGACTCGATGCGGGCTGCAGCGCGCGTGGGGCCGAACGCGCGCAGCCCGGCCCCCTCGAGGGCGTCCACCACACCGGCTGCCAGCGGTCCTTCCGGCCCGATCACCGTGAGATCGGCGCGGACCGACCGCGCGGCCGCCACGACGGCGACGACGTCGGCGACGTCGACCGGCACCGTCGTCGCGACGTCGGCGATGCCGGCGTTGCCCGGCGCGCAGAAGACCTCCGAGACGTGCGGACTGCGGCGCAGCGCCCACGCGATCGCGTGCTCGCGCCCGCCGGACCCGACGATCAGGACTCGCAACGCCCTCCCCGGAAGAGATCGTGATTTCCGAACAATCTTCTCAGAGCCCGCGATACTGAGTTGACTTTACCCGCTCAGTAGGAGTAGGGTCAAACGCTATGGCCACGATCGTCCATGTTATACGTACAAAAGACGGGGACGCGCTTGTCGGGGTGATGTGGGCGCAGGACCCAGGCTGGGAAGGACGGAAAGACGGAGTCGTGGGTTCGAAGGCCGAGTTCGCGCGGGACCTCTTTGACGGTGCTGCTCGGGGCTATGATCGCCTGGCGGCCTGGTTGAGCTACGGCCAGTACCGACGTTGGCACATGTTCCTTACATCGCGCCTGCCGGTGGGCCGCAACGCCCTGGTGCTCGACGTCGCGACGGGGACCTGCGCCGTCGCCATCGATCTGGCGGAGCGCTACGGATGCCGCGTCGTGGGAGTGGACCTCGCAGCCCGGATGCTCGAGTCCGGACGCCGCCGCGTGGCGCGCGCCGGACTGTCCGACCGCATCCGGCTGGTCCGCGCCACCGCAGAGCGGCTGCCGTTTCGGTCGGCGGCGTTCGACGCGCTCACCGTCACCTACCTGCTGCGGTACGTCGACAGCCCCGCCGACGTCGTCGCGGAGATGGGACGCGTCGTCAGGCCCGGCGGGTGGATGGCCTCGCTGGAGTTCGACTTGCCAAGGGGCATG encodes the following:
- the purD gene encoding phosphoribosylamine--glycine ligase; amino-acid sequence: MRVLIVGSGGREHAIAWALRRSPHVSEVFCAPGNAGIADVATTVPVDVADVVAVVAAARSVRADLTVIGPEGPLAAGVVDALEGAGLRAFGPTRAAARIESSKVFAKQLLARHRIPQAEFRSFDRPEEALAWIRRRNAPCVVKADGLAAGKGAVVCATAEEAGAAVRAIMVERRFGDAGRRVVIEEFLEGQELSALAFVDGECVLPMPPARDHKRLLDGDCGPNTGGMGAMTPVPDVSPDLHRRIVREVLEPAAGALVAEGCPFRGVLYAGLMLTADGPKVLEFNARWGDPEAQALLPLLETDLFEALWASCEGRLDAQRPSWSGRSAVCVVAASEGYPDEPVCGRPIHGLAEARALPDVLVFHAATACRDDRIVTAGGRVVDVVGLGDDLAAAREAAYRAMVLIHFDGMHCRQDIGVSARPSTVGVPAWERAR
- a CDS encoding class I SAM-dependent methyltransferase — protein: MATIVHVIRTKDGDALVGVMWAQDPGWEGRKDGVVGSKAEFARDLFDGAARGYDRLAAWLSYGQYRRWHMFLTSRLPVGRNALVLDVATGTCAVAIDLAERYGCRVVGVDLAARMLESGRRRVARAGLSDRIRLVRATAERLPFRSAAFDALTVTYLLRYVDSPADVVAEMGRVVRPGGWMASLEFDLPRGMWYALWKAHTRIVLPLAGRVVSPGWRAIGEFLGPSIETFARRHPPHQVASWWEAAGFRDIRWRRLSLGGAIVLWGQKRDG